One stretch of Hypanus sabinus isolate sHypSab1 chromosome 29, sHypSab1.hap1, whole genome shotgun sequence DNA includes these proteins:
- the LOC132382836 gene encoding uncharacterized protein LOC132382836 encodes MNTGHFFTLGLLWGSGLPWVFADYPSSPLNSSEVPSTGHGWRENGSSSSVLSQPTSSAPSSEVTSPDDSTRAGTLLLLSTPTASNLVVNSVPSTSGPIFSASVPSTSGPISSARSISASLPDTSASAAPESTAPMSSTPASSISVHISTRTSALLESTSMFTTSLKSSTATLTTAQESRELMTSGPVTYSIVPLKTNVTAFSGLNTTASAHSNSSAPNITASVVPESTVSESLDTDHRANATVSLPDTTASGVTGRPQVRGTPLVTILVAFLVGTLIVVVIVALACRRRCRQRGDYAAGRPAKAGDPWAGPVALGPEEGGGGGTEEDPNGPPGEEPPPGASHRLSLGTFFHKRKSRAPSLVLEAFSPIPEGEGIEDGQEQRLLGDVPSSTTSPDPPSPPPPEANGDLPGTIPEDMNALLPPPVPSEEGEGGPELV; translated from the coding sequence ATGAACACCGGACACTTCTTCACTCTTGGCCTGCTTTGGGGATCAGGGCTCCCCTGGGTCTTTGCCGACTATCCTTCCAGTCCGCTCAATTCCTCGGAAGTACCCTCGACTGGACATGGCTGGAGGGAGAATGGCTCTTCCTCCTCTGTTCTCTCACAGCCCACTAGTTCTGCCCCCTCCAGTGAAGTCACCTCTCCAGACGACTCCACCCGTGCTGGTACACTTTTACTGCTCAGTACTCCCACTGCTTCCAATTTAGTTGTGAACAGTGTGCCATCTACCAGTGGACCCATCTTCTCCGCCAGTGTGCCATCTACCAGTGGACCCATCTCCTCCGCCAGGTCAATATCTGCCAGTTTACCCGACACCTCAGCCAGTGCAGCTCCTGAATCCACTGCACCCATGTCCAGTACACCGGCCTCCTCCATCTCAGTTCACATTAGCACCAGGACCAGTGCACTGTTGgaatccacttcaatgttcaccACATCACTCAAATCCAGCACCGCCACTCTCACCACTGCACAGGAATCCCGTGAGCTAATGACCAGTGGTCCTGTCACTTACAGCATTGTGCCACTGAAAACCAATGTAACTGCATTCAGTGGTCTCAACACTACTGCCAGTGCACATTCAAATTCCAGTGCCCCCAACATCACTGCCAGTGTCGTACCGGAATCCACTGTAAGTGAGAGTTTGGACACCGACCACAGAGCCAACGCGACTGTGTCACTCCCAGATACCACAGCCAGTGGGGTCACTGGTCGACCCCAGGTACGTGGCACCCCCTTGGTAACCATCTTGGTAGCCTTCTTGGTAGGGACATTGATCGTGGTGGTGATCGTGGCCCTGGCCTGCCGCCGTCGCTGCCGGCAACGAGGGGACTATGCGGCCGGGCGTCCTGCCAAGGCTGGGGACCCATGGGCTGGGCCCGTGGCCCTGGGGCccgaggagggaggagggggtggCACAGAAGAAGATCCTAACGGGCCACCTGGCGAGGAGCCTCCACCTGGTGCCTCCCACCGCCTTTCCCTTGGCACGTTCTTCCACAAACGTAAATCCCGTGCACCCTCACTTGTCCTTGAGGCCTTCTCTCCCATTCCTGAGGGCGAAGGCATAGAGGATGGTCAGGAGCAGAGGTTGCTGGGGGATGTCCCCTCATCCACCACCTCCCCCgaccctccctctcctcctccacctgaAGCAAATGGTGACCTCCCTGGGACCATCCCTGAGGACATGAATGCCCTCCTACCTCCTCCTGTCCCAtctgaggagggagaggggggtccTGAACTTGTTTAG